Part of the Paenibacillus terrae HPL-003 genome is shown below.
CACGTACACTTACACATTTAATGGGGATGGGTATTCGCCATGTTGCGATGTATCCTGCAGTCGAGATGCTTAGTGAGGAAGACTTTGAGAAGTATGCACAAGAATTCACCAAATTGGTTGTGCACTTTGAATCTTTGCTTCAGGCTAAAAAATATGGGGAAGCACGTCAAATATCGAACATTCTAAAATACTTGAAGATGATTCATTCTTCTTCTAAGCGAGATTATTTTTGTGGGGCGGTCTCGCATATGCTTGCCGTTGATGTGCATGGTAATCTTTATCCTTGTCAACGATTTGTTAATGAAAAGAATTATTCTTTAGGGAATGTAAGAGAAGGGGTGGATGTAAGAAAGAAGAGTGGCATGCTTAGTGAGATGCGTTTAGAGAAGAGAACTGTATGCGGAGAATGTTGGGCTAAGAACCTATGTGGTGGAGGTTGTCCTCAAGAAAATATGGTGCTTAGTGGTTCGATTAATGAGCCAGTGGATAGATATTGTAATTTTACTCGCAGTGCAATAATGGATTGTATGAAATTGTATTTACGATTAACTAAAGAAGACAAGAAAAACCTGTTCTCTGCTAAGCGGCAGCAAGAACAACTATTGGAGGATGTGTCATTTGACTATTGATATTCGAGGTTTATGTAAGTCATATGGTTCTCACCAAGTGCTTAACGAGCTTCATTTTCACATTGATAATGGTATATTCGGACTGCTCGGAGACAATGGGGCAGGTAAGACCACTTTAATGAAAATTCTTGCCACTTTACTTGGATTCGACCGAGGGGAAGTTGAAATATTCGGTCATTCTTTGAAAAAAGAACCGGATGCTATTCGTTCTTTACTGGGGTACTTGCCACAGCATTTTGATTTTTTTCCAAATGTAACGATTATGGAATCTATGAACTATTTTGCGGCTTTAAAAGGTATTCAAGGTAAGCGTCATATTCAAGAGGAGACATCACAGCGATTAATTGAGGTGGGACTTATCGATCAAGTTCATAAAAAAATAAAACAGCTGTCTGGGGGAATGAAGCAGCGCTTAGGAATTGCCCAAGCTATGTTAGGACAGCCTAAGTTGTTAATTGTTGATGAGCCGACGGTTGGACTGGACCCCAAAGAACGAATTGCTTTTCGAAACTTGCTTCAGAATTATGGAGAAGACCGGATTATATTGTTATCTACTCATATTGTTCCTGACGTTTCGAGTACATGTGATAAACTACTCATTTTAAAGGAAGGCCGTTGTCTGTATCAAGGGGCTATAGACGATATGATTCGAACTGTTGAAGGTAAAGTATGGTTGGCTGATGTTGGTAAGCGTCAATTGGAACAATTAAGCCAACAAGCTCGAATCACCTCCATTGTGCGGAAGGAAGGAAGAATTCAGGCTCGCTTATTGTGTAACCGCCCTCCAGATTGCTGTACAGAAGTCACACCCGAAACGGCTAATCTTGAGGATGCGTATCTGTACATTTCCGATCCGGAGGAGAGTTAACAGAATGGGACAAGTAACCAGAGCCCTGGTTCAATTTGAAGTTTTGCTTATGAAGAAAAGTGTAGTGTTTTTTATAGCACTAACGTTCTCTAGTTTGTTAATTCCTTTATTTTTATATCTGGGAGCAGGGAATAAGAATAACGAGTTATGGATATTTTTGCATCATGGACAAATGTTCTTTACCATATTACTAATGCCGTTAATGTATTCTGTTCTTTATGATGGCGAGAAGCAAAAAATGATCTCTTCTGTTATTATGCCTAAATTGCATACAGGAGCTCAATATTTTTATTGTAAGAGTTGTGTATTATGGGGAGTGGTTTGCTTATTTCAGTTTGTCGCTTTAGCTATGATTTGCGTAGTTCAATGGACGACTCATGGTAAGGCTCCATTCTTGACACTGTTTCCTCTAACAGCAGCGAGTGTGGCAACTATAGGTTTTTCTGTTCAAGTCACCGTCATATTGAACCTGCTATTACGCAAACAACTGTATGTGAATATTATAATGCTTGTCTATCTTTTAACCAGTATTACTATTAATTTGCCCTACATATCCATCTGGTTTAATCCAGATTGGATTACTTCTAACTTTTTCACATGGTCGTTTACTTTCGGACGAATATTCCTATTTTTACTTGCGTGGGTATTGATGAAAGTCAGTAATCATCTATGGATGGCGAGGGTACAAGAATGAATGGAATTATAGCTCGTTTCTGGCTGCAACTCTTACTCCGAAGAGAACAAGCAGTGACCTTGCTCGTTTCCTTAAGTGTGGTTATTTTATTCAATTTATTTATGCATGAAGGTATCGCAATAACTTATAGTGTTAATTTGTTGTTTGTGGCTTTCTTTTCTTTGCAGATTGCGAGTATACATAAACGTAATCATACAGAACCGTTCTTATATATTTCTGTTTTACCTACTTATCGTCTAATCACTTACCAGTTTTATATTTCCTTAATACTTACGTTTCCTCTTTTGCTCATGATGTCAGGACTTTTATGGAAATCATTCGCTGATGTATCATTATGGAATTTGCTGCTTATTGTTCTTTCTTCCGTTATATTTGCAATAATGTCAGGGATTTTTGTGGGACAGATAGTGAAACATTTTGGGCTTGCTTTTACTATATTAATTTCTGTTTATCTTCCTATGGGTTTAATGGCTTGGTCTTATAATGAGAAGTTCCGATATATTTCACCTATAGTGAATATATTCAACCCCTATATGATCAACTGGCGAAATCTCATTGGACTCTTAGGTTGTAGTTTATTATTTTACGGATTAGGCACATTGTTATCCAGTCGGCGCGGAGGCGGCAAAAAGTCTTTAATTCCTTGGATCAGTACGGTCCTGGCCTGTTGTCTACTACTCGGTGTGTGGGGATATGAAGGCATGTTTAATCAGAAGATGCGCGCTACAACATTTCAAATGGTTAAAGTAGGACAAACACAAGTAGAGTATAAGGGGATTAGCTCGTATCAGGCGAAGCAATTTGCTACCCTCTTTGAAACGCTGTATCAAGTGGCTAAGAAAAAGGAGACACACCCGGTTCGCTATACCTTGGAAATCACCCGAATACACTCCATGTCATCGTTCGAGCCGAAAATAATAGTGCAAAATCATAATAAACTTCAAATCAATATTTATTCAAATAAGCTTTTAGAGTTCAATTTCGGGATGGATTGGGCGAGTAAGTGGATTGATTACATTTTGCCGCAATCACCCCACTTGTCCAATGAGCAAGTTGAAGCTTTTAGGCACATCAAAAGTGACATTGTTCTGGAAGTTCGCAGAAGAAATCCCGCGCATGTCTATACACTTCAGGGCGACTGAGAGCTAAATTAGCGAGATTTCGTGAAGAACCGATAATAGTAGATATAAAAGAAAGGGATGGAATGAATGGAACGTGAGGCAGACCATTTGAATATAAGAGCTATATTTCATTCATTCCAATATTGGCCGAAGTTATCTAAATTATTATGGAGTACAGAACCTATGTATTTTATTATCATCATTATTGGTTACCTTCTAAAAGGAATACTCCCGATTGCCAACCTTCTTTCCATACAGTATTTGGTTTCTGAAATAGAGACTAGATCATTATCGCATACGCTTCAAATAAGCGCAGTGTTCCCCTTAATTCTCGTGATGTTTTGTGGTCTGCTCATTTCAAGTTTAATTGAGTATTCTGATAAACTATTCCAGATCGCTCTGATAAATCAATTGCAAACATTAATAGTATTACAAACATCAACATTTAATCTTGCGGATTTTGAAAATCCGCAAGTACATAATCAACTCAAAAGAGTACAGAATGACTCGATAGATAGGCCTATCCAGATCTATAAAGAACTCATTAATTTCTTAAGTTCCATGGTCACGTTATGCTCTAGCATTGCCATTTTAATAGCGTTCAGATGGTGGATTTTACTCATTCTCATCGTTTCCCCACTAGCATCCTTTTATTCTTTACTGAGGTTCACACAAATCCAATATGTAGCCAAGAAGAAACGGGCTCCTTTACAACGCAAATCCAGGTATATAAATTACTTGTTAACTAATGAAAAGTCTTTTAAAGAAATCGTATTGTATCAACTTAGTGATTACTTTACAGCAAAATATAAGAGCATTTTTGATATTTTCTATAAAGAGGATAAGTATTTAGCAAAAAAACGTATCAATTTATATTTGTCTTTTCAAGTAATAAGTACATTATTTATAGCCATTGCTTTGATAATGATCATACAAATATCATGGCAAGAAAAATTACTTGTTGGCAGTATTTATGCATTAGTTCAAGCAGTATTATTAACTAATCAAAATATAAATACGGTATCTCAAGGGTTGATTTCATTGTGTGATCATAATCTGTATCTAGATGAATTATTCGCTTTTTTTAACATAAATCATAAACAAGAGAATTCTGGTATGCTGCTAAGAGAATCAGGTGTACGAGCTGATGCAACAATAGAATGCATAGAATTTAAAAATGTTTCATTTGCCTACCCAGATCAAAAAGAATTAGCTCTCAAAGATGTAAGCTTTAAAATGAAGCGTGGAGAATCCCTTGCTCTAGTTGGCAGAAACGGGTCAGGAAAGACAACAGTAATAAAACTTTTAACGGGATTATATGAAGATTTTAAAGGAGATATTTTAATCAATTCTATCTCAATCCGGAATTATAACAAAGAAACGCTTTACGACAGAATAGGCGTTATATTTCAAGATTTTGTTCAATTCGATTTTTCAGTAAGAGAAAATATAGGCTTTGGCAGTATAGGACATCTTGAGCTTGATGCTAGGATATGGGAATCGGCGCAACTTACAGGAGTAGATAAGGTAATACGAGATTTGCCTAATCAATTGGAACAACAGCTAGGAAGGAATTTTGAAGGAGGCATACAGCTTTCTGGAGGGCAATGGCAAAAAATAGCGATATCCAGGGCGCTCTTCAAAGATGCTGACGTTTATGTATTAGATGAGCCTAGTTCATTTCTTGATCCAGAATCAGAAAAACAAGTATTTCGACAATTTCAAAATTTTATTAATGATAGACTGTGCCTCTACATCTCTCATCGCTATACCTCTGTTTTATATGCAGATAAAATTTTAGTTCTGGACAAGGGCCAGATTGTAGAAGAAGGAACCCACCAAGAACTAATTAAAAGTCGAGGGCTTTACTATGACTTATTTTCTGATGAAATTAATACATTCCAAGAAGCGCTAGTTACTAATGATGCACGCTAACTGTGTATAGAGATTCTGCCAAACAGTTGGATTGCGAACAATAATGTTTTTACCTTACGAGAAGTATACTATGTAGAGTATCTCGTGAATACTAATCAAAGTCACAATACAAACAGCGGAGCTTCTCTTTGAAAGAGGGGCTCCGCTGTTTTTGCTTTACATAGACATATTTATATATGAGTTAGACAATATTGATGGGATAATGTACGAATTTTTCTTTTCAGTCTGTAGATACGAGTCGTTGTAGCCGTAACCGAAATATTATATTTGACAGCGAGGAAGGGTACAGGCAGTTGTCGACAAAAGTAGTCCTGATAGAGCGTATATTCGTTTTTTGAAAGCTGCATCAGTATGTTAACGATAACCTTATCTTCCATATTTACGAGATTAAATATGATTTTTGCCATTCTTGAAAATTGGAATTGATGTATATGATTGGAACATACGAAAATCATTTATCTTTTTATCCGTCCAAAGGGGGCTTGAACAAATGCCGACCACGATGGTTATCGACTGTTGCAAAGAGGATCAGTACAGAGGTAGTTCCAGATGCTTTTACAGAAAAATTTGTGAACTTTATCTGAGTGAGGTATATCGTTTCTGTATGCATTTAATCAAGAATCAGTCTTGCTTTAAATTTATGGCAGAAGAATGTACACAAGATACTTTTGTAGCAGCAAGGCAGCAATTGGTCAAGCTCAAACATCACCCCAATGTAAAAGGTTGTCTGTACCTTACGGCTAAAAATCTCATATATAAATCATTTAGGTGCTACTATACACAAAAAAAGCATGAAACTACGCTTGAATGTGAGAAGATATGTAGTTTTTCAAATTCGGTAGAGGAGGAGTGGGAGAATCGAAGGCTAAGGACTATTATGTTCAGATATACTTCCGGATGTTTCATTATAGAAAGCCGTCTGCAGGCATGCCACTGGAGGCGCATCATGGGGGACCGTGCGTGCCGGGCGTCCAACGCCTGTTTGCCGATGTAAATGGAAATCTGTATCCGTGTGAGCGGGTAAGCGAGCAGTCTGAGGTGGTTCAGATTGGAAATGTAGGTTCAGGCTTTGATGTGGATAAAATCAGTCAAATATTAAATGTTGGCACCATTACGGAAGATGCCTGTAAAATTTGCTGGAATTTCCGCTTCTGTACGCTATGCGTCGCTGTGGCAGACGATTTGCACACATTATCCAGAGAAATGAAGCTGAACCACTGTTCTGTAGTGAAAAATGATGTAAGACATACTTTACTGGACTTTTGCATGCTGAATGAGCTTGGATACGATTTTTCTGATGATACGATAGCCCTTGTGAGAAATTTAAATTTATTGGGCAGATACAGTGAGGTCGCACTTATTTCCTTTAAGGGATCGGGCATGATCGGGAAGGATGCCTGTGTAGCCGATAAGGGAACGGCTACGGGGCTCACGGTGAAACCGGAGTCTTGTCTGGAGCAAGAGCTGGAGCAGTGCGATGACGTCTTGTTGGTGCGTTCGAATTTTAAACTGGACATCACGGAGCTCTATCTGCCACTGATTATTAAGGCCATGAAGCTCGGGAAAAAAGTAATGTGTAATTTCATTTTACCGGATGAATGCATGAATATCATCGATCAGTATCGGAATCATGAAAGCAAGCTCACGTTAAAAAATACATTCGATATATTTACCAAGGGACTTACTGCCCCGGACCCGGCTTCGGTATTCACGATTTCTTTACGCCAGTCATTTTTATACTGGGCTTAAATGAGCGGACAAACAAGCTTGGACTCCAGTTTGCTGTTCGACAGAAGCTTGAGGCGGCAGGATATCGGATTTCCCAGATGACGTCGAACGGGTGCGGGGAACTGGTCGGTGCTCATTCCTTTCCGCAATTTATGCTGGAGAGTGGGCTGACGGAGACCCAGAAGATTATTATGTTCAATCGTTTTCTGAAAAAAATAGAGCAAAGCGAGAAGCCTGATCTTATACTCGTAGGCATTCCGGGAGGGGTAGTACCATATAACAATACCTTCACGAATTATTTTGGTATTACATCTTTTCTGGCATCAAGGGCTGTCGTACCTGACGGTCTGATCTGCTGTCTTCATTATGATGAGTACAACACTCAGTATCTGGAGCATGTGCAAAAGTATCTTGAAAATCGTTTTTCTTCATCTTTATTGGGATATGCCTTGTGTAACAATGTATTTGACAGCTATTCTTCCTCTACTGTGAATATGCAATATTCTTCTGTGGATAGCCGATTTGTCGAAGAGAAGAAGCGGGAGTTTTCTGATTATCCTGTACCCATAATGAACCTGTCCAATGATGACGACATCGGAAAGATGGCTGATCATATTTTGAATTATTTTTCAAGTGAGCAGAATCTTATTAAGTTGTAACGGAGGAGAGAACATGAATGGAACGCAGGATGTTGTGGAGTTGGAACTGGAAAATATCTTTTTGAAACTTTTTGAAATCAGGCTAAATGAGGTAGACATCGGCGCTCCACTGCTTGGTTCGGGAATGAGACTACTTCCGCGTGATTTGGTATACCTCTTCTTTGAAGTAGAAAAAAGCTTTGCTATTCAGATTTCACAGGAACGAATATCGGAGGGCTGTTTCCTTACATATGATCGTTTGCTGGAGACTGTAAGGGAATGTATAAACGAACAGAGGAGTTGAATATTTTGTGAAATATCTGAATAAATAGTAGACAATGGCCGATATAATAATAGAAATAACTTTTTTTAGGATATAAATATATGAATTGGAGGTTTCGGGATGAATGTATCCATTGCGTCATCTCATCGAGGGTCGTCTTTTACGGCAAATCACAATCGTTCGGGATCCGCTCAGAATGATCGAACAGAAAGGAATAGTATAGCAAGGCCGCAGAACAAGGTGCTTGAACGACTGATGGAGCAAAAACAAAATCTGATTGATAGGCGTTCTGATTACTTGAGTAATGCGGTCAAGCGAGGAGCCAGTCCAGATAATATAAAAGCTGACCTTGAGGAAATGGATAAGCAGATTCAACAAATGGACGAGGCTATTCAGAAACAGACGCTTGAAGAACGACGCAAGGCTTTAGGTACAGATGAGGAGAGCAAAAAAGAGATTGAAAAGGGATTGGCAGAGAAAACAGAGCAATATAATCCCAAGACAGCTGAAGAGCAAAAACAGAGTTTTTTCACATACACGATGAAGGGTATTGTCTCTGCAAACAATGAGCTGAAGATGGCGAAAGTAACCAAAATGGCTCAAATCACATTGCAAAGCGAGGCGAAGGGGTGGGAGAACAGCGACCCTGCAAAATCTGCGGCCTTGCGAGAGAAGGCAGAGGGGCTTAATAGCAAAATCCTGGATATAGCCGGAGCTGTCAATGAGCATATTACCGAAGCGCTGCAAAGGGAACAACCGATTACCCGTGAAGATAATCAAAGTGATGAGGAAAAACAGCGTGTAGAGGCAGAGGGAGTGTGGACTGAGCAAGAGCTCAATGCTTACTCGGATTCGGCTAAAGGAAAGACAGAAGCGGTCGGCACGAATGTTAATACTGTAGCTTAACACATTCCTGTCTTCCCTAATTTCTGCTTGATAGACTAGGAAGACAAAGTAGCGGCGGTCGTTTCTTGGCACTGTAGTGATTAGTGGCAATCCTCAAAATAGTTTCCGTGGTGATACACGGAAACTATTTTATTATCGGGGGAAACGGGGAGTGGGAAGAGTGAATTCTAAGATTCATGTAGCGATTATTGACGACGGAGTTACTGCGGAAGTCTTCAATACAAATATGTTGTATGATATTGAAATGGTCTCTTCATTACCAATTCATTTTCAAACATCCACAAGTGCTGCCCAAGACAAGCCCCTGGAAGACGAACGACAGAATACGTACATGATGAACCATGGGACATTATGTGCAGGTATTGTACAAGCCTATTTTCCGAATGCAGTGATAAGTAGTGTTAAAATATTGAAACAAAGGAAAGGAAATGCTGATCAACTTTGTGCTGCCCTGCGCTGGTGTGTAAAACACGGGGTACAGGTAGCCAATATCAGTCTGGGAAGTACCGATTTTCGGGATCGTACCTTATTGCGGGAAGTGGTGAATGAAGTTGCGGCCGCAGGGCTTATTATGGTAAGTGCCGCACACAATGGCGGTTTTCTCACTTATCCTGCTTCCTTCAGCAATGTGATTGGAGTAGAATGTGACCGAAGCGGGAACCTTGCTGCAGGTCAATACAGGTATAACCTTGAGGCGGCCTTCGGTGGTGGAATTGAATTCACGGCTTTTGCTAGACATGCCCTTACAGACGTGTTAGGAGGGACAGTGTTGTGCCCTAACAGCAACAGCTATGCAGCCCCGCTAATCACGGCACAGGTATGTATGTTATTGCAGAGCTCTAAGTGTATTTATTCTATAGAGTTGCTTAAGAACGAATTGCAGGAACATAGCTGTAATCTGGTGCAAGCCTCCCGTTTACCAGTGCAACGGTACAGAAATCCAGATTGGATTCAGTGTGCGTTTGTATTTAAAGCAGGTGCTGCTACCTGTACAGTGGCACCGTATTATTTTCAGATTCAACGTGAAATTCTGATCTCCTCTCAAGAGGCTGTTCCTGTGATCAAAGCGGTGCTCGTGCAGGAGCATGAGCAACAGCGGACAACCATAGAGGTTGGGAAATACATAGAGCAAACGGAGAGTATAACCGATACCCTCATTTTATTGGGGCACATGGATGCGGTTACCCTTCGGCAAGTGAGTCAATTGGCTATTCAGTACGGTAAGCATGTGGTTTATGCAGGTGAATGGCAGTGCGATATCCCCACGATGGGCTTTTTCTCCCGTCAATTGCGCTTATGGCATGGAGAGGTCGGCCTACAGAGAGAACTGGAGAAGTATAAGGAAGGAAAGTCTCTTGAAATTCCGTTTGTCGCTATTTATTATGACGGGGAAATGGACATATTTTATTTTCTGCATTTGCTGAAAATGTCTTTTGTCCGGGATGGATATCATTGTTGGGTTGCAATGGATCAGTCCAGAGCTGTATTGCATGATATGGAATACATTTGCTTTTCTCGTACTGTAAATAGAATGGAGGAGCTTGTATGCTGTTGTAATAAGACCGCCTCCATGGCTCATGCGGATGTTGTTATTCTTTGTCTGGAGGCCCGTCAGGGTTTGGATGGGTTGAGGAAACAGAACTCACCGGATACAGAGCTGGAGCTTTGGTTGCAAACAACTGAAGGATCAGAAGCTATCCGAATTTCTATAGTAAGTAATAATAAACTTCTGGAGAAAAGGACGCTCCAAGGTTTAAATGTGGAGGCTATAGACGCTCTGTATAAATATATAGAGTATGTGCTGGTCAATTAATATATGATTATCAGAATTAAGGGGATGTTTAGTTCTCATATCAAAATAACTACAGGTTAAATAAAAAGAGAGCACCAGCCTAAAGGTACTCTCAGTCAATTAACATTCCTATTATTTGGGTAATATTTTCTATAATTGAATGGATTTAATTTCTTGTTCAGTTAATCCGGTAGCCTTTGCAATAGTTGCTATGTCCAGACCCATGGAAAGCATATTTTTGGCGATATTCTTTTTCTCATCTTCTTTACCTTTGGTTAAACCTTTCTCCAAACCTTTCGCCATACCGACAGATTCTGCTCTATCGAGCATGGACGCTTCATCGTGTAGGTATTTCTGCCGAGCTTCATACAAACGTCTTGCTTCCGAATCTTGACTCAAAAATTGCAGCGTGTCCATGGCTTTTTCCAATCCTGGTTCGTTCATTTTTAAAACCTCCCATTTGGATGGATCTGCGCCTTTGAGAAACAACAGCCAGTTGATAAGCTCTTCTTTTCCGAATGATACTGTTTTGGGGGTTCACAACATAATCTTAGGGTAAAAACCAACCTAGGATGTGTATTCCATGAACGATAGCTCATTTTCCCCCCGAACCTTTGAAAAACCTAATTTTCTGATACTCCTTGTGGATGAGGAACGGTATCCTGCCGTTTATGAAAACCAGGAAATCAAAGAATGGAGCAGACAAAATCTTATTACGCAAGGACTCTTGAGGTCTCACGGGCTGGAGTTTCATAGGCATTATATTGGAAGTGCTGCATGTAGCCCCAGCAGGACAACCTTGTTTACCGGCCATTATCCGTCACTCCATGGTGTAACTCAGACAGATGGGGTGGCCAAGGGGGCATTCGACTCCGATATGTTCTGGCTGGATAGAAACACAGTGCCTACGATGGGAGATTACTTTCGCGCAGCCGGATACCAAACTTATTATAAAGGAAAATGGCATATATCCGATGAGGATATTATCATGCCGGGTACGCACAAAGCCCTCCCTAGCTATCATCCGCTGACGGGAGTACCCGACAGAAAACGGGAAGCCATATATGATCGAGCCGACCGCTTGGATAACTTCGGCTTTTCGGGGTGGATCGGTCCGGAGCCGCATGGGAGAAACCCACGAAATTCCGGTTCTTCCGCCGCTTTCGGTTTAAGTGGGAGAGACGAGGTGTATGCTGCGGATACCGCCCAGCTTATTGAAGCCCTCGACCGCCAGAAAGAACATGACAACCATACCAAGCCTTGGTTAGTCGTAGCTTCATTTGTGAATCCGCATGATATTGTATTATATGGAGCTATTACTGCGCAGTTGCCTATGTTTCGATTTGAGGTGGAACCGATGCCAGCAGTCGCGCCTCCTCCAACTATCAACGAATGGCTGGCTACAAAGCCACGCTGTCAAGCAAGCTATCGGGATATTTACCCTAGAGCGTTACAGCCCATTATTGATCAGCCCTTTTACCGAAAGCTGTACTATCAGTTGCAAAAAAATGCAGACCATCAGATGCTTAAGGTATTTGAAGCACTGACCCGTTCTTCTTTTTACGATAATACCATTGTGATTTTTACATCCGATCATGGAGATCTGCTAGGTGCTCATGGCAATCTTCATCAAAAATTTTACTGTGCCTACGAAGAGATTGTGCATGTGCCTTTAGTTATCCATAACAAACATCTGTTTCCTCAATATAAAAGCGAACACACTCTGACAAACCACGTAGATCTCCTGCCTACCTTGCTTGGACTAGCGAATGCTGACAGCACTGCGATCCAGAGCAGCCTGCAAAACAGCTTTAGCGAAGCCCGTCCCTTGGTGGGACGTAATCTTACTCCTGTTATCCGAGGCCAGAACCCAAGTGAAATAGCTGACCAGCCGGTTTATTTTATGACCGACGACGATGTGACCCGAGGCCAGCGGCAGATCAATATACTGGGAGAGGCATATCCGTCTGTTGTTCAGCCCAATCATATCGAGACGGTCATTACGACCCTGCAAAGAGAGGGTGTTAAGGAGTTGTGGAAGTTTACCCGCTATTTTGACAGTACTCAATTCTGGAGTCAACCAGG
Proteins encoded:
- a CDS encoding ABC transporter ATP-binding protein: MCHLTIDIRGLCKSYGSHQVLNELHFHIDNGIFGLLGDNGAGKTTLMKILATLLGFDRGEVEIFGHSLKKEPDAIRSLLGYLPQHFDFFPNVTIMESMNYFAALKGIQGKRHIQEETSQRLIEVGLIDQVHKKIKQLSGGMKQRLGIAQAMLGQPKLLIVDEPTVGLDPKERIAFRNLLQNYGEDRIILLSTHIVPDVSSTCDKLLILKEGRCLYQGAIDDMIRTVEGKVWLADVGKRQLEQLSQQARITSIVRKEGRIQARLLCNRPPDCCTEVTPETANLEDAYLYISDPEES
- a CDS encoding ABC transporter permease, producing the protein MGQVTRALVQFEVLLMKKSVVFFIALTFSSLLIPLFLYLGAGNKNNELWIFLHHGQMFFTILLMPLMYSVLYDGEKQKMISSVIMPKLHTGAQYFYCKSCVLWGVVCLFQFVALAMICVVQWTTHGKAPFLTLFPLTAASVATIGFSVQVTVILNLLLRKQLYVNIIMLVYLLTSITINLPYISIWFNPDWITSNFFTWSFTFGRIFLFLLAWVLMKVSNHLWMARVQE
- a CDS encoding ABC transporter ATP-binding protein, which translates into the protein MEREADHLNIRAIFHSFQYWPKLSKLLWSTEPMYFIIIIIGYLLKGILPIANLLSIQYLVSEIETRSLSHTLQISAVFPLILVMFCGLLISSLIEYSDKLFQIALINQLQTLIVLQTSTFNLADFENPQVHNQLKRVQNDSIDRPIQIYKELINFLSSMVTLCSSIAILIAFRWWILLILIVSPLASFYSLLRFTQIQYVAKKKRAPLQRKSRYINYLLTNEKSFKEIVLYQLSDYFTAKYKSIFDIFYKEDKYLAKKRINLYLSFQVISTLFIAIALIMIIQISWQEKLLVGSIYALVQAVLLTNQNINTVSQGLISLCDHNLYLDELFAFFNINHKQENSGMLLRESGVRADATIECIEFKNVSFAYPDQKELALKDVSFKMKRGESLALVGRNGSGKTTVIKLLTGLYEDFKGDILINSISIRNYNKETLYDRIGVIFQDFVQFDFSVRENIGFGSIGHLELDARIWESAQLTGVDKVIRDLPNQLEQQLGRNFEGGIQLSGGQWQKIAISRALFKDADVYVLDEPSSFLDPESEKQVFRQFQNFINDRLCLYISHRYTSVLYADKILVLDKGQIVEEGTHQELIKSRGLYYDLFSDEINTFQEALVTNDAR
- a CDS encoding arylsulfatase regulator, whose product is MGESKAKDYYVQIYFRMFHYRKPSAGMPLEAHHGGPCVPGVQRLFADVNGNLYPCERVSEQSEVVQIGNVGSGFDVDKISQILNVGTITEDACKICWNFRFCTLCVAVADDLHTLSREMKLNHCSVVKNDVRHTLLDFCMLNELGYDFSDDTIALVRNLNLLGRYSEVALISFKGSGMIGKDACVADKGTATGLTVKPESCLEQELEQCDDVLLVRSNFKLDITELYLPLIIKAMKLGKKVMCNFILPDECMNIIDQYRNHESKLTLKNTFDIFTKGLTAPDPASVFTISLRQSFLYWA
- a CDS encoding TIGR04066 family peptide maturation system protein → MGLNERTNKLGLQFAVRQKLEAAGYRISQMTSNGCGELVGAHSFPQFMLESGLTETQKIIMFNRFLKKIEQSEKPDLILVGIPGGVVPYNNTFTNYFGITSFLASRAVVPDGLICCLHYDEYNTQYLEHVQKYLENRFSSSLLGYALCNNVFDSYSSSTVNMQYSSVDSRFVEEKKREFSDYPVPIMNLSNDDDIGKMADHILNYFSSEQNLIKL
- a CDS encoding peptide maturation system acyl carrier-related protein produces the protein MNGTQDVVELELENIFLKLFEIRLNEVDIGAPLLGSGMRLLPRDLVYLFFEVEKSFAIQISQERISEGCFLTYDRLLETVRECINEQRS
- a CDS encoding muscle M-line assembly protein unc-89 Uncoordinated protein 89, which produces MEQKQNLIDRRSDYLSNAVKRGASPDNIKADLEEMDKQIQQMDEAIQKQTLEERRKALGTDEESKKEIEKGLAEKTEQYNPKTAEEQKQSFFTYTMKGIVSANNELKMAKVTKMAQITLQSEAKGWENSDPAKSAALREKAEGLNSKILDIAGAVNEHITEALQREQPITREDNQSDEEKQRVEAEGVWTEQELNAYSDSAKGKTEAVGTNVNTVA
- a CDS encoding S8 family serine peptidase; the encoded protein is MNSKIHVAIIDDGVTAEVFNTNMLYDIEMVSSLPIHFQTSTSAAQDKPLEDERQNTYMMNHGTLCAGIVQAYFPNAVISSVKILKQRKGNADQLCAALRWCVKHGVQVANISLGSTDFRDRTLLREVVNEVAAAGLIMVSAAHNGGFLTYPASFSNVIGVECDRSGNLAAGQYRYNLEAAFGGGIEFTAFARHALTDVLGGTVLCPNSNSYAAPLITAQVCMLLQSSKCIYSIELLKNELQEHSCNLVQASRLPVQRYRNPDWIQCAFVFKAGAATCTVAPYYFQIQREILISSQEAVPVIKAVLVQEHEQQRTTIEVGKYIEQTESITDTLILLGHMDAVTLRQVSQLAIQYGKHVVYAGEWQCDIPTMGFFSRQLRLWHGEVGLQRELEKYKEGKSLEIPFVAIYYDGEMDIFYFLHLLKMSFVRDGYHCWVAMDQSRAVLHDMEYICFSRTVNRMEELVCCCNKTASMAHADVVILCLEARQGLDGLRKQNSPDTELELWLQTTEGSEAIRISIVSNNKLLEKRTLQGLNVEAIDALYKYIEYVLVN